The following proteins come from a genomic window of Metarhizium brunneum chromosome 2, complete sequence:
- the xyd1 gene encoding D-xylose 1-dehydrogenase (NADP(+)): MASGTPYTVKWGIMATGGIAETFCKDLLTNPATRSVHDIKHQIVAVSSSSSADRAANFIKKIDGPSTAKAYGSYAELVADANVDIVYVATPHSHHFQNAMLALEAGKNVLCEKALTVTASQARKLVAKAKEKKLFFMEAVWTRYFPLSIKIREMISSGEIGTVYRTLADLSFNENTPQTDGIVSFPDTHRMVNKDLAGGALLDLGVYPLTWVFQTLYHVQPSATKEAPRVLAAMNQYRTGADENTSIICHFPGTRAMGVATTSMLVGTSPHGDATAAPAIRIQGSKGEIQVPHPAYRPLSYSVIKKDGDGTVEVVECPIPTDPARGNWGHGMFWEADECARCLRDGKQQSATMPWDESIVIMQTMDDALRQGGVAYPDLITTDVFDAKSPLNTGNK, encoded by the exons ATGGCCTCTGGAACTCCATACACGGTCAAAtggggcatcatggccacgggcGGCATCGCAGAGA CCTTCTGCAAAGACCTCCTCACCAACCCGGCCACCCGCTCCGTGCACGACATCAAACACCAAATCGTCGCTGTGTCGTCCTCCAGCTCGGCAGACCGCGCCGCCAACTTTATCAAGAAGATCGACGGCCCGTCTACGGCCAAGGCATACGGTTCCTATGCCGAGCTCGTCGCTGATGCCAACGTCGACATCGTCTACGTCGCCACCCCGCATAGCCACCACTTCCAGAATGCCATGCTGGCGCTGGAAGCCGGCAAGAACGTGCTCTGCGAGAAGGCGCTGACCGTGACGGCGAGCCAGGCCAGGAAGCTggtcgccaaggccaaggagaagaagctgttCTTCATGGAGGCCGTCTGGACGAGATACTTCCCGCTGAGCATCAAGATCCGCGAGATGATTAGCAGTGGGGAAATCGGCACCGTCTACAGGACGCTGGCCGACCTCTCGTTCAACGAAAACACGCCGCAGACAGATGGCATTGTCAGCTTCCCCGACACGCACCGCATGGTCAACAAGGACCTCGCGGGCGGCGCgctcctcgacctcggcgtCTACCCACTCACCTGGGTCTTCCAGACGCTCTACCACGTCCAGCCGTCGGCGACCAAGGAGGCGCCGCGCGTGCTCGCGGCCATGAACCAGTACCGCACGGGGGCCGACGAAAATACCAGCATCATCTGCCACTTCCCGGGCACTAGGGCCATGGgcgtggcgacgacgtcCATGCTCGTCGGCACCAGCCCGCACGGCGACGCGACGGCGGCACCCGCCATCCGCATCCAGGGGTCCAAGGGCGAAATCCAAGTGCCGCACCCTGCGTACCGCCCGCTCTCCTACAGCGTCATCAAGaaggacggcgacggcaccGTCGAGGTGGTCGAGTGCCCGATCCCCACGGACCCGGCGCGCGGCAACTGGGGCCACGGCATGTTCTGGGAGGCAGACGAGTGCGCACGGTGCCTGCGCGACGGGAAGCAGCAGAGCGCCACGATGCCATGGGACGAGAGCATCGTCATCATGCAGACCATGGACGACGCCCTCAGGCAAGGCGGCGTCGCCTACCCCGACCTGATAACCACGGATGTCTTTGACGCAAAGAGTCCACTGAACACGGGAAACAAATAA
- the trm9 gene encoding tRNA (carboxymethyluridine(34)-5-O)-methyltransferase, with product MSSPPSPPAAYEQAHVHAVYEAIAPHFSATRHKPWPFVQQFLTSLAPGSVGLDVGCGNGKYIPVNPTLHMLASDRSPSLARLARAERAADVVTADGLSLPYRPRSVDFVICIAVVHHLSTRQRRRDALAQMLGCLAPRGRALVYVWALEQRASRRGWDESSRQDTLVPWVTLRKGAQPDETHHRYYHLFREGELEEDVVAAGGEVCDRGYERDNWWVIFGHTR from the coding sequence ATGTCATCGCCTCCATCCCCCCCAGCGGCCTACGAACAAGCCCACGTGCACGCCGTCTACGAAGCCATCGCGCCTCACTTCAGCGCGACGCGCCACAAGCCCTGGCCCTTCGTCCAGCAGTTCCTCACGTCCCTCGCCCCCGGCAGCGTCGGGCTCGACGTCGGctgcggcaacggcaaaTACATCCCCGTCAACCCGACGCTGCACATGCTCGCGTCGGACCGGTCCCCCTCCCTCGCGCGGCTCGCCCGCGCCGAGcgcgccgccgacgtcgtcacCGCCGACGGCCTGTCGCTCCCCTACCGCCCCCGCTCCGTCGACTTCGTCATCTGCATCGCCGTCGTGCACCACCTGTCCacgcggcagcggcggcgcgaCGCCCTCGCCCAGATGCTCGGCTGCCTGGCCCCGCGCGGCAGGGCCCTCGTCTACGTCTGGGCCCTGGAGCAGAGGGCCAGCAGGAGGGGGTGGGACGAGTCCTCGCGCCAGGACACGCTGGTGCCGTGGGTGACGCTGCGCAAGGGCGCCCAGCCCGACGAGACGCACCACCGCTACTATCACCTGTTTAGGGAGGGCGAGCTCGAGGAGGAcgttgttgccgccggcggcgaggtttGCGACAGGGGCTATGAGAGGGATAACTGGTGGGTCATCTTTGGGCATACGAGGtga
- the PGFS gene encoding Aldo-keto reductase family 1 member C23-like protein, protein MAQAGVGSQASRLAKDLTLAGQSATTIPRLVYGTAWKKERTADLVYAALKAGFRGIDTAAQPKHYDELGVATGVKRAIAHGIITRGNLFIQTKFTAPGGQNHMTPYDPNAPLAEKVDQSIRSSLKNFTIEGEEPYLDSVVLHSPMDTIQDTMTVWKTLESYHPRTIRNIGISNTTLRVLEALYTNMTVKPSVVQNRFYDGTEYETRIRAYCRGKDIVFQSFWTLSANPSLVKSGPVKLVARGAGVEVAAAYYALVIGLEGVVVLDGTTNESHMKEDLEGLERVGVWAEGPGASDWASALAAFKDLIGNNG, encoded by the exons ATGGCTCAAGCTGGCGTAGGATCCCAGGCTTCTCGCCTCGCCAAGGACCTAACCCTCGCCGGCCAGTCCGCCACCACGATCCCCAGGCTGGTATACGGCACGGCGTGGAAAAAGGAAAGGACTGCCGATCTGGTATACGCTGCGCTGAAGGCCGGCTTCCGTGGCATCGACACGGCTGCGCAGCCCAAGCATTACGACGAGCTGGGCGTGGCTACTGGTGTGAAGCGTGCCATTGCCCATGGCATCATTACGCGCGGAAACCTATTC ATTCAAACCAAGTTTACTGCTCCAGGGGGCCAAAACCACATGACGCCATATGACCCCAATGCCCCTCTAGCCGAAAAGGTCGACCAGTCGATCCGCTCGTCACTGAAAAACTTCACCATTGAAGGGGAAGAGCCATACCTCGACAGCGTGGTGCTTCACTCGCCCATGGACACGATCCAGGACACCATGACTGTTTGGAAGACGCTCGAGTCCTACCACCCCCGAACGATCCGCAATATCGGCATATCCAACACCACCCTGCGCGTGCTCGAAGCCCTCTACACCAACATGACCGTCAAACCGTCGGTTGTGCAGAACCGCTTCTACGATGGCACGGAATACGAGACGAGGATCCGTGCTTATTGTCGCGGCAAGGACATTGTCTTCCAGTCGTTTTGGACCTTGAGCGCTAACCCGTCGCTGGTGAAGAGCGGGCCCGTGAAGCTGGTTGCCCGGGGTGCTGGTGTTGAAGTTGCAGCCGCGTACTATGCGTTGGTAATTGGACTGGAAGGTGTTGTGGTTTTGGACGGGACGACAAACGAGTCTCATATGAAGGAGGACCTGGAGGGACTGGAAAGGGTGGGCGTATGGGCTGAAGGGCCTGGGGCTTCCGATTGGGCGTCTGCGCTGGCTGCGTTTAAGGACTTGATCGGCAATAACGGATAA
- the dys-1 gene encoding Deoxyhypusine synthase, with protein sequence MAQDAPPSQATGAVLMKSEAMPDGSQPVEELDFNKLKRPITAEDLFLGMRHMGFQASSMAEAIRIINEMREWKDPDTSEKTTIFLGYTSNLISSGLRGTLRWLAQHKHVSAIVTTAGGIEEDFIKCLGSGTTYMSSFSVPGADLRKRGLNRIGNLIVPNANYCAFEDWVVPILDKMLEEQEASKGTDEEINWTPSKIIHRLGKEINDERSVYYWAWKNDIPVFCPALTDGSLGDMLYFHTFKASPLQLKIDIVEDIRRINTISVRAKRAGMIILGGGIVKHHIANACLMRNGAESAVYINTAQEFDGSDAGARPDEAVSWGKIKIGADSVKVYMEATACFPFIVANTFAKDL encoded by the exons atggcccaggATGCGCCACCCTCGCAGGCCACCGGTGCAGTGCTCATGAAGTCGGAAGCCATGCCCGACGGCTCGCAGCCCGTTGAAGAGCTCGACTTCAACAAGCTCAAGCGGCCCATTACCGCAGAAGACCTCTTCCTCGGCATGCGTCATATGGGTTTCCAGGCATCAAGTATGGCCGAAGCTATCCGAATCATAAACGAGATG AGAGAATGGAAAGACCCAGATACTTCTGAGAAAACGACCATATTCCTGGGCTACACATCCAACCTCATCTCTTCCGGGCTCCGCGGCACCCTACGCTGGCTCGCCCAACACAAGCACGTCTCAGCAATCGTCACCACAGCCGGCGGCATAGAGGAAGACTTCATCAAGTGCCTCGGCAGCGGGACGACATACATGAGTTCCTTCTCCGTGCCCGGCGCTGACCTCCGCAAAAGGGGACTCAACCGCATCGGCAATCTCATCGtccccaacgccaactaCTGCGCCTTTGAAGACTGGGTCGTCCCCATACTAGACAAGATgctggaggagcaagaggcTAGCAAAGGCACCGACGAGGAAATCAACTGGACGCCGTCGAAAATCATCCACAGGCTGGGCAAGGAAATCAACGACGAAAGGTCCGTCTATTactgggcttggaagaaCGACATCCCCGTCTTCTGTCCGGCTTTGACGGATGGCAGCCTGGGAGACATGCTGTACTTCCACACCTTCAAGGCGTCGCCGTTGCAACTAAAGATTGACATTGTGGAGGATATACGCAGGATAAATACCATTTCGGTGAGAGCCAAGAGGGCGGGCATGATTATTCTGGGAGGTGGTATTGTGAAGCACCACATTGCGAATGCTTGTTTGATGAGGAATGGTGCCGAGAGCGCTGTGTACATTAATACCGCGCAGGAGTTTGACGGCAGCGATGCCGGCGCCCGGCCTGATGAGGCCGTTTCCTGGGGCAAGATCAAAATAGGCGCGGACAGTGTCAAG GTGTACATGGAGGCTACTGCTTGCTTCCCATTTATTGTTGCCAACACGTTTGCCAAAGACTTGTAA